From one Brachypodium distachyon strain Bd21 chromosome 4, Brachypodium_distachyon_v3.0, whole genome shotgun sequence genomic stretch:
- the LOC100834528 gene encoding serine carboxypeptidase-like 19, which translates to MVPYRTHPANAALTLVSSLPGFDGALPFRLETGYVTVDEENGSELFYCFIESEGDPRCDPVILWLTGGDRCTMLSALFFEIGPLKFVAEPYDGTLPWLRYHPYSWTKAASVLFVDSPVGSGFSFSKKHKGYDVGDVSASLQLRKFITKWSSEHQDFLANPFYVGGDSYRGKIVPILTRKISEDIEAGLRPAINLKGYLVGNPGTGERIDTESRVPFLHGMGIISDQLYETIIGHCQGEDFANPKNALCAQSMDKFNGLLQEVSKPHILYKKCIYVSPRPNDGTTERKILKEEPAGVLKHQPPRPPLDCQGSVEEWVRCHDGDLPYSKDIKSTIKYHRNITSKGYRALVYR; encoded by the exons ATGGTGCCTTATCGCACCCATCCTGCAAAT GCTGCTCTGACGCTGGTCTCCAGCCTCCCAGGCTTCGATGGTGCCCTCCCTTTCCGCCTCGAGACCGG GTATGTCACCGTGGACGAGGAGAACGGTTCGGAGCTGTTCTACTGCTTCATCGAGTCGGAGGGCGACCCGCGTTGCGACCCGGTCATCCTCtggctcaccggcggcgaccgctGCACCATGCTCAGCGCTCTATTTTTCGAGATAG GCCCGTTGAAATTCGTCGCCGAGCCCTACGACGGGACCTTGCCATGGCTACGCTACCATCCCTACTCCTGGACGAAGGCCGCGAGTGTCCTGTTCGTCGACTCGCCGGTCGGCTCCGGGTTCTCCTTCTCCAAGAAACACAAAGGATATGATGTTGGAGATGTGTCTGCTTCTCTCCAGCTCAGAAAATTCATCACCAAG TGGTCCTCTGAGCATCAAGATTTCCTTGCTAATCCTTTCTATGTTGGTGGAGACTCCTACCGTGGAAAGATCGTTCCAATCCTCACGCGGAAGATCTCAGAAG ATATTGAAGCAGGACTGAGGCCGGCAATTAATCTGAAG GGCTACCTGGTAGGTAACCCGGGTACAGGTGAACGCATTGATACTGAATCGAGAGTGCCTTTTCTTCATGGAATGGGAATAATTTCAGATCAACTGTATGAG ACGATCATAGGGCACTGCCAAGGGGAAGACTTTGCCAACCCCAAGAATGCGCTCTGTGCACAGTCTATGGATAAGTTCAACGGA CTTCTTCAAGAAGTTTCCAAGCCACATATTCTGTATAAAAAGTGCATTTATGTGTCTCCCAGACCAAACGATGGCACAACGGAAAGAAAGATCCTCAAGGAGGAACCTGCTGGAGTACTGAAACACCAACCACCTCGTCCCCCTCTGGATTGCCAA GGGAGCGTGGAGGAATGGGTGAGGTGCCACGATGGAGATCTACCTTATTCAAAAGACATCAAGAGCACCATAAAGTACCATCGTAATATTACGTCAAAAGGTTATCGTGCGTTGGTCTATAGGTAA